Proteins co-encoded in one Chaetodon auriga isolate fChaAug3 chromosome 9, fChaAug3.hap1, whole genome shotgun sequence genomic window:
- the sesn4 gene encoding sestrin-3 produces MIICTNKMDYPLRTQRQRVQKQVMVNAEKERVSLLFMKALVSTGSVDAVSQQMASHPQYLESFLRTQHYILHMDGPLPLPYRHYIAIMAAARHHCNYLVYLHSAQFLRVGGDPLWLQGLEAAPPRLRLLDHINKVLAHQPWLTACSHIQTLLKSGEQCWSLAELVQAVVILAHCHSLCSFVFGCDTDSDVVPLSKSPNGTPPTFCPFDAANGNTNVPPSPATPSEHITRRRSLDSSCDIVCLKERIQKSQEEREKREERLLQTQTLQQTDMEEEEEMFCFADPTRFITDPDFCYQEFARREEDHFQVFRVQDYSWEDHGFSLVNRLYSDIGHLLDDRFRSVTTLPSLHSPDLKRAIWNYIHCVLGIRYDDYDYGEVNQLLERDLKLYIKAVACFPDATKTPVCPLRWAPLKTSERIHVNLLIMEARLQAELLYALRAITQYMIA; encoded by the exons GTGATGGTGAACGCTGAGAAAGAGCGAGTGTCACTGCTGTTCATGAAGGCTCTGGTCAGCACGGGGAGCGTGGATGCCGTGTCCCAGCAGATGGCCTCTCACCCTCAGTACTTGGAGAGCTTCCTGCGCACACAGCACTACATCCTGCACATGGACGGCCCCCTGCCGCTACCATACCGCCATTACATCGCCATCATG GCTGCAGCACGACATCACTGCAACTACCTGGTGTATCTGCACTCAGCCCAGTTTCTAAGGGTAGGTGGGGACCCTCTGTGGTTGCAGGGTTTGGAGGCAGCGCCCCCTCGCCTTCGCCTCCTTGACCACATCAACAAGGTGCTGGCCCACCAACCCTGGCTCACTGCCTGCTCACACATCCAG aCGCTGCTGAAGTCGGGCGAGCAGTGCTGGTCGCTGGCTGAACTGGTGCAGGCCGTGGTGATCCTGGCCCACTGCCACTCCCTCTGCAGCTTCGTGTTTGGATGCGACACAGACTCAGATGTTGTCCCGCTCTCCAAATCTCCTAACGGGACCCCACCGACCTTCTGCCCCTTTGATGCTGCCAACGGCAACACCAACGTGCCTCCGTCGCCCGCCACTCCCTCCGAACACATAACTCGACGACGG TCTCTGGACTCCAGCTGTGACATAGTGTGTCTAAAGGAGAGGATCCAGAAGTCCCaagaggagcgagagaagagagaggagcgaCTGCTGCAGACCCAAACACTCCAGCAAACAG atatggaggaagaagaggagatgttTTGCTTCGCAGACCCGACGCGGTTCATCACAGACCCTGACTTTTGCTATCAGGAGTTTGCTCGTAGGGAGGAGGACCACTTTCAAGTATTTAGAGTTCAG GACTATTCGTGGGAGGACCACGGCTTCTCCTTAGTCAACAGGTTGTATTCGGACATTGGGCACCTCCTCGATGACCGATTCAGGAGCGTGACCACCCTCCCCTCGTTGCACAGCCCCGATCTGAAGAGGGCGATCTGGAATTACATCCATTGTGTGTTAGGAATACG GTATGATGATTATGATTACGGAGAAGTGAACCAGTTGCTGGAGCGGGATTTGAAGCTGTACATCAAGGCTGTGGCCTGTTTTCCGGATGCCACCAAAACCCCGGTGTGTCCGCTGAGGTGGGCTCCACTTAAAACTTCAGAACGG ATCCACGTGAATTTACTAATCATGGAGGCCCGGCTGCAGGCGGAGCTGCTATACGCTCTGAGAGCCATCACTCAGTACATGATTGCCTAA
- the foxo4 gene encoding forkhead box protein O4: MEESSVPPIDPDFEPQSRPRSCTWPLPRPDIAAVKPEGADGTESAAGTPPADEDKPEPQQITSEPEKATAAAEGGVVAGVGGAGATPRKGSSRRNAWGNQSYADLISQAIENSPEKRLTLAQIYEWMVKTVPYFRDKGDSNSSAGWKNSIRHNLSLHNKFLRVHNESTGKSSWWMLNPEGGKTGKAPRRRAASMDNSSKLLKSRMRAKQTKKQAGAAGLGGAGGALQGDGSTGSAGADSPNSSQQFPKWGVNSSSPSSRGSLDDTDMWTTFRPRTSSNASTLSGRLSPIAPGQEDDDNLPEDSLLGRYAASSLTPTLTETLMEELDLIDGLTLMTGQQGGASPSTAPPAPPTPLPSASTLLPRGSSFSSFHQLQPSSLPQASTHTGTQNAISQCGPSSKEPSTFSNSLFNPMSGSGSRGSSHYSTHVPSSLEALLTSDSPPPNDVMMTQVDPLMPTPGGVGLMGLGTPVVGVRSKPKQLLLGKGLEPNTVAPMALQAQMQPPQQHHLHHQQQQQPHQQQQQPQQQQHQHHSQMGLGMILSGMSQDPSQLSALKAQHATVPAVGSHHGGPVASANPGVSLQGMSQFGAPSCFQTGQDRLPTDLDIDMFTENLDCDVDYIINSDLMDGDGIDFNFDPILPGGQGYAGPATTQGSAHSWVPS, encoded by the exons ATGGAGGAGTCGTCGGTGCCCCCGATTGACCCAGATTTCGAGCCGCAGAGCAGACCCCGCTCCTGCACGTGGCCCCTGCCGAGACCCGACATCGCTGCTGTCAAACCGGAGGGCGCGGATGGCACCGAGTCCGCCGCCGGGACCCCGCCCGCCGACGAGGACAAGCCCGAGCCGCAGCAAATCACGTCCGAGCCCGAGAAGGCTACGGCGGCGGCCGAGGGCGGGGTTGTGGCCGGCGTGGGCGGAGCCGGCGCGACGCCCCGCAAAGGATCATCCAGGCGCAACGCGTGGGGGAACCAGAGCTACGCTGATCTGATTAGCCAGGCCATCGAGAATTCACCTGAGAAGAGGCTGACCCTGGCGCAGATCTACGAGTGGATGGTGAAGACAGTGCCTTACTTCAGAGACAAAGGAGACAGCAACAGCTCAGCTGGCTGGaag aaTTCAATTCGCCACAATTTATCACTCCACAACAAGTTCTTGAGGGTTCACAATGAATCGACAGGCAAGAGCTCCTGGTGGATGCTCAACCCAGAGGGAGGGAAGACGGGGAAAGCCCCTCGCCGCCGGGCTGCCTCCAtggacaacagcagcaaactgcTGAAGAGCCGCATGAGAGCCAAGCAGACCAAGAAGCAGGCGGGAGCGGCTGGCCTGGGAGGCGCCGGAGGGGCGCTGCAGGGTGACGGCAGCACAGGGTCAGCGGGCGCAGACAGCCCTAATTCATCCCAGCAGTTTCCCAAATGGGGggtaaacagcagcagcccctCGTCCCGCGGCAGCCTGGATGACACTGACATGTGGACCACCTTCCGCCCGCGCACGAGCTCTAACGCCAGCACCCTGAGCGGACGTCTGTCCCCCATCGCACCTGGACAGGAGGACGATGATAACCTGCCTGAGGACTCGCTGCTGGGGAGATACGCTGCCAGCAGCTTGACCCCCACCCTCACCGAGACCCTCATGGAGGAGCTGGATCTGATCGACGGCCTCACCTTGATGACTGGGCAGCAGGGGGGGGCCAGCCCCAGCACAGCCCCACCAGCACCTCCCACTCCGCTACCCTCCGCCTCCACCCTGCTGCCTCgtggctccagcttctcctccttccatcaGCTGCAGCCATCCAGCCTCCCGCAGGCCTCCACTCACACCGGCACCCAGAACGCCATCTCTCAGTGCGGACCCAGCAGCAAAGAGCCGTCAACCTTCAGCAACTCCCTCTTCAACCCCATGTCCGGCTCCGGCTCTCGTGGGAGCAGCCATTACAGCACCCACGTGCCTTCCAGCCTGGAGGCGCTGCTCACCTCTGACTCCCCTCCTCCCAATGATGTCATGATGACCCAGGTGGATCCCCTCATGCCCACTCCTGGAGGGGTGGGCCTGATGGGCCTGGGTACGCCTGTGGTGGGCGTGAGGTCCAAACCCAAGCAGCTGCTGTTGGGTAAAGGACTAGAGCCTAACACGGTGGCCCCCATGGCGCTGCAGGCCCAGATGCAGCCGCCGCAGCAGCACCACcttcaccaccagcagcagcagcagccgcaccagcagcaacaacagccacaacaacaacaacaccagcaCCACTCTCAGATGGGACTGGGGATGATCCTCTCAGGTATGTCTCAGGACCCAtcacagctctctgctctcaaagCCCAGCATGCCACAGTGCCAGCCGTGGGCTCTCATCACGGAGGGCCCGTCGCCTCAGCCAATCCCGGCGTGAGTCTGCAGGGGATGAGTCAGTTCGGAGCTCCGTCCTGCTTCCAGACCGGTCAGGACCGACTGCCCACAGACTTGGACATAGACATGTTCACCGAAAACCTGGATTGTGACGTGGACTACATCATCAACAGTGACCTCATGGACGGAGATGGCATTGATTTCAACTTTGACCCTATACTGCCTGGAGGCCAAGGCTACGCAGGCCCAGCCACCACGCAGGGCTCGGCTCACAGCTGGGTGCCCAGCTAA